The DNA sequence CCGGGTCCGCGAGGATCTCCGCGGCCGTCCCGCAGAGGGTGCCGAGCCCCGCCGCCTGCATCCGCTCGAGCATCTCCACGGTGGAAATCCCGCTCTTCTGCGCCCCGTAGGCGACCTCCATCGGGTTGGAGGCGTGGATGTGGACGTTTGGCGCCTCCTCGCGGATCAGCCGGAAGAGGTCCGTGTACGACTCCGCCGTAAAGTCCGGGTGCAGGCCGGAGACGGTGCAGATCTCGGTGACACCCCGCTCCCGTGCCTCCCGCACCTTATTCCGGATGACGTCCTCCCCAAAGAAGTAGCTGCCCGGATCACCGGGATTCCGGCGAAACCCGCAGAACCCGCAGGCGTTCACGCAGCAGTTGGTGACGTTGATGTTCTGGTTTCGCACGTACGTGACCGCATCGCCGCAGCGGTCGGCCCGCAGCATGTCGGCCGCCTCTGCGATGGCGAATATCCCGCGGTCCCTTGTTTCGAGGAGACCCTGCGCCTCCTCTTCCGAGAGGACGTGCCCTGACAGGACGTCGTCCAGGATGCTCTGCCGGTTCGGCATACTTTCATATGAACAGGCGGGGTGGTATAGCACTTTCCCGCACCACTCCCTAGAGCGGTCCTTCCGGTGGAACAATTTCTCCCGGTGCAGGAAACCGGCCGCGGGATCTTTACCCTTCTGTACCGGCGGCCCGTGAATGCGCATGAAGGCCGCTCCCCGTGAGCGTGCATTCCGGCCCCTCCCCGCGGGCGACCGGCGGGGGCCGGGGAAGGTATTTCTTCTTACGGAAAAAGAGAGTCATCCGGGAGGAGAGAGCGGGTGAAGATCCTCGTTGTGATGGGAAGTCCCCGGAAGGGCAACACCTACCGGGCGGTGCAGCGGATTGAAGAACTGATGCGGGGGCGCCTTTCGCCGGGCGAGGAGCTCTCGTTTTCCTATTTGATGCTTGCAGACGCGGGGCTCGCCGAGTGCCGGGGGTGCTTCAACTGTTTTACGTGGGGAGAGGAGCGCTGCCCGATCAAAGACGAGGCCGCGGCGATCGAGGCCCGGATGCACGAGGCCGACGGCGTCGTCTTTGCCTCGCCGGTCTACGGCATGAACGTCACCGGCCTCTTCAAGACCTTCGTCGACCGCTTCGCCTACATCTTCCACCGCCCGCGGTTCTTTGGCAAGACGGCGCTTCTCGTCACGACGACCGGGATGCTGGGGCATAAGGACGTGCTCAAGTACATGGACCTCGTCGCGACGGTCTGGGGGTTTACGGTCGCCCACCGGGCGGGGCTCACCACCCTCGCCGAACCCCTGCCGCCGTCACAGGCGGAGGCGAATGAGAGGAAACTTGCGGCCGCGGCGGACGCCTTCTTCGAGGCCCTCCGGCGGCCGGAACGCCCCTCCCCCTCGTTTCAGGATATCATGCTCTTCCACGGCCAGCGGGGCACCTTCGCCGAGATGGGGAAGACCTTCCCCGCCGATTACCGGTACTGGAAGGAGCGGGGCTGGCTGGAGAAGGGGACGAAGTACTTCGTCGAGGGCGTGCGGGTCAACCCGGTCTATCACATGGCAGGGACGGTCATGGAGTGGTCGGTGCGACGGAATGCGAGGAAGGTTGCGGAGGAGATGGGGGAGTGAGGAGGGTTATTGGAACGAATTTGTGCCTCCCCGATTAATTTGGAATAAAAGTATATTATGATACAAATCTACCGTAATTTGATGCAAATAAAATATATTCTTATTTTTCTTCTAACTTTAGCGGTAATCCTAGTAGCTGTTTTGACATTGTCTGAGTGTAGAACAGCACATATTGGTGGTGAAAAAATAATTTCAGATATTGTTGAGCAATCTTCCAATGAATCTAATAAAAAAGACAAAATTGAAAAAATTCTTGTATTTATTGTAGATGATTATTATCAGACATATAGTCAAAAAAATCACTATAATTTTATTATTTTCGATTATTATGGGAATATTTCGTTCAAAGAAACAAATCCTCGATTTAGATCAATAATATCTTCCTCAGATCCATACAGAGCGGTATATTATAATATTGGAGCTTGTTATGAATTGGCGTTAATATTCAACGAAACCGCTTCAAAAGCAGGGTTCACTTCAAGAATTGTATTCACAAATTGCGAGGATCATTTTTGGAACGAAGTGTTTCTAAATGATTCTTGGATTCATGTGGATCCAACTCTGTTTTACCATTATTATCGTGATGGTGATGATTATGAGAATTCTTGGTTTAATAACCCAGAAATATATAATGATCTATCTTGGTATAACGGATATTCACAAATTTTGGTTTACGGAAGTAATGAGGTAGTATCCCAAAATTATCTTAATCTGGGCAATCTTTCTGTTATTACTCCGGAAAATATCAATAAAATTGTTATCACTCCCAATAGCTCAAGGCGTGATATAGTCATACATGCAAATACCTCAAATTATACCATAAGTCTTGGAGAAAAGGGGTATTTCGTTACTGCTGAGAAAAACAGCATGAATCCTTACATATTATACGAAGATACGGGATATGCCATAATTATTGGAAATGAATCAACAAGTCTCTATTTAGACCCCAGAACTCAGAAATTAAATGTTCTAAATATAGTCTTCACATTAATTACAATTGTTGTATGTTTTGAATTTTATGTTATTTTTAAGAAAATTAAATCAAAATGATATAAAAATTTAATGATATATTTTGATAGAGTAAAAATTCAAAGATAGCTATTATCCCCTAATGTAAATCGGGGGCATGAACCGGATTACTCGCCACTCCGTTCCTATACAGCCCCTCTCTCCAACAAAAACACCCACCTCTTCCCGTCCCTGATCTTCCGCAGCTGCCCCATCTCCACCAGACCGAGGAGGTCGCTTCGGGCCGTCGGGAGCGATATTTTGTATTTCCCGGCGATCTCGCTGATCGTGTAGGGGCGGTCCGGGTGGCGGATGAAATCCTTGAGGATTTCCGCCTGCCGGAATGAGATCTCTGGCATCTCTTCGAGAAGCGTGATGGCGTTCCGCTGTTCCGCCCGCGTCTCCTCGATATACTGCCTAAGCTCCTCCATCGCCCGCGAGATGATGGTGATGTTGTAATCGATGAAGTAGGTCATGTCGTTCTCGTCGGTCTCCGTGTAGAGGTAGGCCTTCGTGTATTTTGCCGGAGCGGTGACGAAGATACGCGATATGGAGAGATACTCGAAGAGGCCGTATCCGTGTTTGAGCACGTACCAGTAGAAGATCGCCCGTGCCGTCCTGCCGTTCCCGTCGTTGAAGGGGTGGATGTAGCCCACGAGGAAGTGCAGGATGATCCCCTTGACGATGGGGTGCACGAAGATCTCGTCGTCATTGGCAAGCCGGCAGAGATCATCGAGCATGGCGGGTATCTTCGTGCAATCGGGGGGGACGTGGTAGATTTTACCATAATCCACCTTGTCCCGGACCAGGATATCGTTGGACGTCCTCAGATGCACCTCGTCCTCGCGGCTCTCCAGCGTCCCCTCGGTAATCATCCGGTGGATGGTGAGGATAAGCTCGGGAGTGAGCGGCTCCTCCTTCAGGTCCTTCAGGGTGCGGATCGTCTGGTAATTATTCAGGATCATCCGCTCAGAGGTATTCTTCGGGGCCGTCCCCTCCCGCAGGAACTTCTTGGCGACCTGCCGGGTCGTCGCCGCTCCCTCCAGTTGACTGGACGCGATCGCCTCCTCCATAATCGAGTTGGCGAGGTATTGCCGCTTGTTTGCCTCGCTCGGCCGCTCCCCGATCAGTGCATCGAGGGGGGCGGGCGATGCCTTGTCGATCAGGTGGAGCTCCCGCTGGAACTTTCCCAGCATCATGAATTTGAACGATTCGTCGCCGATGTCGATGGCTGCGGCGCCATAGTTGCGGATGTACTTCAGGAGCAGCCAGAAGAGTTTCGGCTCAAAGGGAAGCGGCTGCCGCTTTAGGTCGTCCCAGTGGATATACCGGGCTTCATTGTACCGCTTCACCGCCTCGGTGATCTCCTCGTCTCCGGTAGTGTATGCGAGGAAAAAATTCGAGAACTTCTCGCCGTAGTGTGCATACAGGGCGTTTGCATCCGGGGGCTTTTCGGGGGTTCGCATCGGTACATCTCCTAAAAACTGTAAATTATTGTAAAATTTACAGTTGTTTACAGGTGGTATTGATCGTGGGTGATAAAAAAAGTATCTGTAAATTATTGTAAAATTTACAGTTGTTTGCAGGTGCATATGATAGCGTGGGTGTTCAAGATGTCAGGTCTACCTGACATAGATGCCGATCACCGCGAGTAAGTCAAGTGGAGTTGACACTCTTGCACAAAAAAGAGGGTCCGCGTCCCCTCCCCCGCTTCACCTCATTATAAATAGACACGACCGAGAGGCTGATGATGTTCATCGTCGTCGCCGCATACCAGAGGTAGGCCTCAGTCGTCGTGAGGAGGACGATCCACCCCGACCAGAGCATCAGGATTGATCTACCAATAATTGTATTCCTTCAGTGTAATGGGGTAATAGTTATCTTACGATTGTGCAACTACCTTATCATACGGTAGGAAAATATTCAATAAATTCTACCACAGAGAGGTCGGTTAAAATGACTATAAGAGATTTTTTTGAATTCGATCTGTGGAAGTTCGGTATCGGGGTAATTATTTGGCTTTTATTGATAACTCCCCTCTATTGGGCACCGTATATAAAATATGATCTCGGCAGCACTATTGATTACCTGTTTTTCATCCTTTATGTTATCCTCTATGAGATGTACTTGGCCGCTTGGGGCATCATCCTGTATCCTTTTGGGTGTTCGGTAATGGAAATCTACAGGGCACGAAAAGCAGGGAGACCGATTGAAAATAAGATCCTTACCGCCCTCGGGATTCTCCTATTTCTTGGCATTGCCTATATCATGATTTTAGGGATATTGATTTCTTATTCGGATGTAACGCCTGTACCTGTCCCAATAATTGAATAAGTGAATGTATGCTTTGCGAAGAAGGATATGATTCGACCTGTGAAATTCTATCCTCACGACCTCTTTACCGCCTGCTCAGCTGTTCTCCCCCCTCACCGTCCCCTCTTCACCTCAGTATAAATCGACACCACCGAGAGGCTGATCAGGTTCATCGTCGTCGCCGCATACCAGAGGTACGCCTCGGTCGTCGTGAGGAGGACAATCCACCCCGACCAGAGCATCAGGCAGATGATCGCAAAGGAGAGGAAGGTGTCGATGGCGAGGAATGCGAGCGGCCGGCCCACGAGGCGTCCCGCCTGGGCAATCGTGCAGTACTCGAAGGGGGCGGGCCTTCCTGCAAGGTCGAGGGCGCTTCGGCCCGTGTTCATCGCGAGGTCCGCCGCTGCCCACGCGACGACGAGCCAGCCGAAGAGGGCGAGGGCCGGTGACGGTGACGGGCCGGCGGTGCTGACGAGCCCGGCGACGTCCGCCGCCCCCGTCCCGACCCGGACGGCGGTGAGGCCGAAGAGCAGCTTGAAGACGCAGAAGGGGATGCCGATCGTGGCGCTCAGGAAGAACGGGCGGCCGAAGAAGCGCTGGATGCGGTCGGCCTCCTGTGCACACCGGTCCTGTATCCTGCACTCGTCATCGTCACCCATGGCCGAAACTCCTCCGTATGTACCAGCATTGGTCGTCCTGCAAGAAAAGATAGCATTGCCCGCGACGGGGGGATGTGCCGCCCCCCGCCCCGCAGGCGTTGCCTGAGAGAATGGAAGAATGAAAGAATGGTGGTGGAAAGCACCGGGCGGGCATCCCCCCGCCCGCCCCGGTCTTTTTTAGAGGTTCACCGACAGCTCCATGATATGCTCGCCGGGGGCCTCCTCGCCGAACCAGTAGACTTTGGTCGGATTGTCCTGGCCGGCGTTGGCCCGGTGGGCGAGCCATACCATGTTCTTCTTCGTCCCGTCGGTGCAGGTGACCGGCTTTGCCGAGATGCCGGCCTTGAGCGTGCCGTCGATCAACGTCTCGTGGAGGTCGGAGGCTCCCGCACCCCCGCTCCCTGCGACCAGTTCCCTAAACCAGTCGCGCCCGATGAGGTCGCCCTCGCCGGTGCCGATGATATCGCACGCGTTTTGGTTGATCTCGGTCACGATCCCGTCGCGCCCCAGGCCGACGATGGCAAATCCCGAGATCGTCAGGCACTTTACGATGAACTCCGTCTGTTCAGAGAGTGCCCGGTCGAGGTAGCTGCGTTCGACATTGAGAATGTCGAGGATTTCGTTCATGTGGACGAGGTCGCGCTCGTGCTCGACGAGCTTCTGCCGGAGGGTCGCGTTCGTCGCGGTCAGCTCCTCCTCGGCCGCCTGTCGCCGGAGGGCCACCGCCGCCTGGTCGCAGAACGCCTCCAGGAGCCGGAGGTTCTCCCCAAGAGCTTCCTCCGGCAGGCAGAAGACGACCATCCCAAAGAGCTCGCCGTCCACCACGAGCCCCTTTACATAGCATTGCATCGTGCCCGGGAGGGGATGTGCAAAGAGATGCTGGTCTTTCTGCACATCTTCTCCCGTCACCGGCCCGGTCATCTCCCCCGTCCCGAGCCGTACAAGCTGGTCGTCCGTCATCACAAGGGGTGTGCCTGATGCTACCGGCTCCACACCGGTGCTATCTCCGGCGAGGGCTGCGGTCTGCACCGCCCGGACGGTCCATGTCCCCCCGGCCGTCGTTGGCGATGCGGTGACCACGGCGGACCCGGCAGGAAGGGTCCGGCAGATGGTGCCGGTAATGTACGAAAACAGGTCGCATTCCGGGCCGAAGGATGCAATCTCGCTCGAGGTGGTCGCGAGAAACCCGAGGTCATGGATGTGCTGGCGCTGCTGTGCCGAGAGCTCCTGTTCGGTGGTGATGTCCCGGGCGATGGAGAGGATCACCTCCCTGCCGTCCATCGCAAGGAACCGGGTGTTGATCCGGAAGGGAACGGTCGCCCCCTTCCGCGTGCGCAGGTGTCGTTCGAAAGTAAAGGTCTTCCCCTCCTCGAAGGGGAAGCATTCCGGCCGTGTCCCGTCCTCTCCCTGCGAGTAGAGGTCGGCGATGCTCATACCAAGCATCTCGTTTCGGGAATAGCCGAATGCCCTGCATGCTGACTCGTTCACCTCGATAAATCTCCCCGGGATCTCCTCGGAGGCGGACGTGTGCAGAAAGATGGGCATGTGGACGCTTGCAAAGAGCGTCCGAAAGAGATCTTCGCTCTCCCTCAGGGCGATCTCCGCCCTGCGGTGTTCGGAGACATCCCGCAGGATGATGAGGGTGCCGTGGCCCCCTCCTTCGAGCACCGTCTGGATGCACCGGATGGCGAAGAAGAACTCCTCGCCGCCCTTCTCGATGGTCACCTCAAGCGAGGCTTCCCTCCCCTCGAGGCCGCCCGTCAGAAAGGTGACCACATCGTTGGTGAGACCGGGGAGTTTGACCTCCCCTATCCGGTGTCCGATAACCTCTTCCTTGGCAAGACCTGCGAACCGGAGATACTGGTCGTTGATGAGAGCAATCGACCCCTTTGCGTCGAGAACAATGAGGTATTCCGAGAATGTGTTGATCATCGTCGCAATCGGCACCCGTGTCGCAGCCGAGTAGACCTTTGCGTTTCCGACCACCTTCATGTCAACCTGGCCCGCCACCTGGAGGATCTCCATGTACTTTGCAACAGAGTTGCGGTTGACCTTCGTTTCCCGTGCCAAGTCCGAGATCGTCACTCCCTTGGGCCGGAATTTGATGATGGTCATCAGCCTGCCCGTAATGTCGGGATCGCGATCTCTCTCTCCTGTCTGTCCTGCCATTCAAACCCCCCCTGAATACAGGGTCTGCCGATGTCTCTTCGGCAAGTAAACGTGAATTGATATGATATATAAATCAATCCAAGATTTTGCGCAAAAATGGTCGAAATTTGCCAATTTTCGGGTAGTGCTACCTGAAGTGCCATGCAAAAGAGCCTAGCAATACCGCCTATCTCCCCGGAACCAACTGATCGTGGCAAGAGAACGGGCAAAATGCGCGTCATGCGCTCCCAGCGCCTCCTCGACGCAGGCGCATCCCGCCGGGTGGCCGATGGCACGGAGCGCCGATGCGGCGACGACGCGGTGGACCTCCTCCGGTGATTCGGCAAGAACGCCCGCAAGCGCCGCGACCGAGCGTGCATCCCCGATCTTTCCGGCGGCCCACATGGCGGGCACGCTCCCCGGTGCAGCGCTGGAAAAGGTGGCGATGAGGCAGTCGAGGGCGGGCGTTCCCACCCGTACCAATGCCAGTGCCGCCCCCCAGCTGGCACTGGCATCGCCTTCGTTGAGCACTCTGTGGAGCGGCCCTATTGCAGGACTCCCGAGCGACCCTGCCCGGGAAATCGCCTCGAGCCTCCGGAGGATGTCTCCGGAGTGCAGGGCATGTACCAATTCGTGCACTTCCCCCGCCGGGTCTGGTCGTTCGGTGTCCGTGGCCGCTTTCCCCCCCAGGTGCAATAGGTTCCTTATCCCCGATTATAAAAGCCAGTTTGCAAAGGAGAAGTGCATGGCACTTGAATTTCATGCCGGTGCATGATCACGCCTTTGATGCGAAAACGAGGGCCCTCCTGCATGCCGGGTGTCCCCCTCCGGCGGGAGTGCATGGCGCAGGCGTCCCCCGGGCCGCCCTTCCCCCGTCGCCGGGACGACCCTCCCTGCCGCCCGCCGCCCTCACCAATACTTATATCCCATCCTTCCCCGTAGTTATAAGGTACCTATGGAGATCAAGATCATCGAGCTTGAGGCGGACAAGGTGCGCATATCCTTCGCCGGAGAGACGCACACCTACATGAACGCCCTCACCAATGAGATCCTCGCCGACCCGGCCGTCGATGTCGCGTCCTACGACTTCCGCTTCCACTTCGTCGACCCGACCCTCCTCGTCACCACGAAGGACGGCGCCGACCCGGTTGCAGCCATCATCCGGGCGGCAAAGACGATCGCCGCGGACTGCAACGACCTGATAGCACAGATAGAACAGCAGTAAGTCCCCGCGGCAGCCGCCGCGGAGATGCCTCTTTTTTTTATCCGCGGGTTCGGAGCGCAAGCGCCATACGGGCCGGCACCGGGGGGCACGGGGCCCGGACACGCGGCAGGCCTGATGCCGGTGGTGGGAACCGGCCTCCATGCCTCCGGCCCGCCGGTGGGGAAAAACCCTCCTGCCCGCCCGTCCCGCGGCGAGGGAACGCTCCGCGTCCGGGCAGTGGGCGTCCGGTCCCCGGCCGGGGGACAACGAGGGTCGGAAAAAAAAGTATGTTCGGGGAAAATCCCTGCGGATATCTCTTAATCGGCCCGTTCGGTGAAGGCGATGGAACCGGCGATACGGGTGATCTTCACCTTGACCTTCTGGCCCGGCTTTGCCCCTGCCACGTACATCGTATACTTCCCTATCTTTGCGACCCCGTCGCCACGGCGTGAGAGGAACTCGATCTCGACGTCCATGATTTTGCCTTCCTCGAGCTGGCTCCCGACCGGTTCGCTTCTCACCCGGCGCTTGCGGATCGGCCGGTGGCTGCCGCAGGCATCGCAGCGGAGCAGCGTGATCCGCCCGTCCTTGACGAGCCGCGTGTCGGGCTTGCCGCACTCGGAGCAGATCACGTAGTCTTCGGTATACTTCTCGACGAGGGTGCGGATCTGTTCGATCTCGAACTTGCCGTTGAAGACCGCCCGGTTGCCGTCAATCTTGCCGGAGGTACCAAGTTCGCCGAGGAGGAACTTCATGAAGTGGTCCTGCTCACGGCGGAGCACGGAGGCGATGTCCGAGAAGTTCTCAAGGACGGTGGTTTTCCCTTCGATGAAGACCCGGGCCTGCGGGACGGTGAACCGCCCCTCGTCGCCCGAGGTCTCCGTAATATTTTCATATGCCTTGTTCAGCAACGCTTCGTACGGGTCGGTCATGGCTGTACCATTGGTCGTGCACACTCTTAATAGTGCTTTTAAGAGAACGACCTCCCGGCACTATATAAACTCCCTCCCTGATGCGCACCCTTATTAGTGCACGGTACCAACCATTCTGCACCATGGTATCTGCCGGGGATCTTGCCTATCTCGAGGGTCAGCTGGGGCGCACCCTCACCGACCTCGAACTCGCCTGTTTTGACAACCTCTGGAGCGAACACTGCAGTTACCGCTCCACGAAGGCACTCTTAAAGACCCTCCCCACGACCGGGGAGAACGTGCTCCTCGGGCCCGGCGACGACGCTGCGATCGTCCGC is a window from the Methanovulcanius yangii genome containing:
- a CDS encoding Fic family protein, coding for MRTPEKPPDANALYAHYGEKFSNFFLAYTTGDEEITEAVKRYNEARYIHWDDLKRQPLPFEPKLFWLLLKYIRNYGAAAIDIGDESFKFMMLGKFQRELHLIDKASPAPLDALIGERPSEANKRQYLANSIMEEAIASSQLEGAATTRQVAKKFLREGTAPKNTSERMILNNYQTIRTLKDLKEEPLTPELILTIHRMITEGTLESREDEVHLRTSNDILVRDKVDYGKIYHVPPDCTKIPAMLDDLCRLANDDEIFVHPIVKGIILHFLVGYIHPFNDGNGRTARAIFYWYVLKHGYGLFEYLSISRIFVTAPAKYTKAYLYTETDENDMTYFIDYNITIISRAMEELRQYIEETRAEQRNAITLLEEMPEISFRQAEILKDFIRHPDRPYTISEIAGKYKISLPTARSDLLGLVEMGQLRKIRDGKRWVFLLERGAV
- a CDS encoding HEAT repeat domain-containing protein; this translates as MHELVHALHSGDILRRLEAISRAGSLGSPAIGPLHRVLNEGDASASWGAALALVRVGTPALDCLIATFSSAAPGSVPAMWAAGKIGDARSVAALAGVLAESPEEVHRVVAASALRAIGHPAGCACVEEALGAHDAHFARSLATISWFRGDRRYC
- a CDS encoding transglutaminase domain-containing protein; its protein translation is MQIKYILIFLLTLAVILVAVLTLSECRTAHIGGEKIISDIVEQSSNESNKKDKIEKILVFIVDDYYQTYSQKNHYNFIIFDYYGNISFKETNPRFRSIISSSDPYRAVYYNIGACYELALIFNETASKAGFTSRIVFTNCEDHFWNEVFLNDSWIHVDPTLFYHYYRDGDDYENSWFNNPEIYNDLSWYNGYSQILVYGSNEVVSQNYLNLGNLSVITPENINKIVITPNSSRRDIVIHANTSNYTISLGEKGYFVTAEKNSMNPYILYEDTGYAIIIGNESTSLYLDPRTQKLNVLNIVFTLITIVVCFEFYVIFKKIKSK
- a CDS encoding PAS domain S-box protein, with protein sequence MAGQTGERDRDPDITGRLMTIIKFRPKGVTISDLARETKVNRNSVAKYMEILQVAGQVDMKVVGNAKVYSAATRVPIATMINTFSEYLIVLDAKGSIALINDQYLRFAGLAKEEVIGHRIGEVKLPGLTNDVVTFLTGGLEGREASLEVTIEKGGEEFFFAIRCIQTVLEGGGHGTLIILRDVSEHRRAEIALRESEDLFRTLFASVHMPIFLHTSASEEIPGRFIEVNESACRAFGYSRNEMLGMSIADLYSQGEDGTRPECFPFEEGKTFTFERHLRTRKGATVPFRINTRFLAMDGREVILSIARDITTEQELSAQQRQHIHDLGFLATTSSEIASFGPECDLFSYITGTICRTLPAGSAVVTASPTTAGGTWTVRAVQTAALAGDSTGVEPVASGTPLVMTDDQLVRLGTGEMTGPVTGEDVQKDQHLFAHPLPGTMQCYVKGLVVDGELFGMVVFCLPEEALGENLRLLEAFCDQAAVALRRQAAEEELTATNATLRQKLVEHERDLVHMNEILDILNVERSYLDRALSEQTEFIVKCLTISGFAIVGLGRDGIVTEINQNACDIIGTGEGDLIGRDWFRELVAGSGGAGASDLHETLIDGTLKAGISAKPVTCTDGTKKNMVWLAHRANAGQDNPTKVYWFGEEAPGEHIMELSVNL
- a CDS encoding flavodoxin family protein, whose translation is MKILVVMGSPRKGNTYRAVQRIEELMRGRLSPGEELSFSYLMLADAGLAECRGCFNCFTWGEERCPIKDEAAAIEARMHEADGVVFASPVYGMNVTGLFKTFVDRFAYIFHRPRFFGKTALLVTTTGMLGHKDVLKYMDLVATVWGFTVAHRAGLTTLAEPLPPSQAEANERKLAAAADAFFEALRRPERPSPSFQDIMLFHGQRGTFAEMGKTFPADYRYWKERGWLEKGTKYFVEGVRVNPVYHMAGTVMEWSVRRNARKVAEEMGE
- the cofH gene encoding 5-amino-6-(D-ribitylamino)uracil--L-tyrosine 4-hydroxyphenyl transferase CofH produces the protein MPNRQSILDDVLSGHVLSEEEAQGLLETRDRGIFAIAEAADMLRADRCGDAVTYVRNQNINVTNCCVNACGFCGFRRNPGDPGSYFFGEDVIRNKVREARERGVTEICTVSGLHPDFTAESYTDLFRLIREEAPNVHIHASNPMEVAYGAQKSGISTVEMLERMQAAGLGTLCGTAAEILADPVRRVICPGKIDTATWIRIIKEAHRLGIPTTATIMYGHVETPADIVAHLKIIRDIQEETGGFTEFVPLSFVHSNTPLYRQGVARAGATGREDLLMYAVSRLYLHTIDNIQVSWVKHGVKFAQLALLAGANDLGGTMFEESISKGAGATDTDYLDPAEMERIASDIGRPLVQRTTQYGVP
- a CDS encoding DNA-directed RNA polymerase subunit L, which gives rise to MEIKIIELEADKVRISFAGETHTYMNALTNEILADPAVDVASYDFRFHFVDPTLLVTTKDGADPVAAIIRAAKTIAADCNDLIAQIEQQ
- a CDS encoding translation initiation factor IF-2 subunit beta, producing MTDPYEALLNKAYENITETSGDEGRFTVPQARVFIEGKTTVLENFSDIASVLRREQDHFMKFLLGELGTSGKIDGNRAVFNGKFEIEQIRTLVEKYTEDYVICSECGKPDTRLVKDGRITLLRCDACGSHRPIRKRRVRSEPVGSQLEEGKIMDVEIEFLSRRGDGVAKIGKYTMYVAGAKPGQKVKVKITRIAGSIAFTERAD